In Boudabousia tangfeifanii, the DNA window CATCGGTGGCCAGCATAATCTCGAAGTAGTCGCGTCCACGCTGTTTGCGCACCTGGTAGGGGAGTTCGAACTCCTCGGCCCAGTTGGTGAAAATCTCCGGCTTATCAAGGCGCAAAAGCCAAGGGAACAGTTCAGCCTGATCTTCCTCGGGCACAACCACTTGGCCGTGGTTCATAAAAATCGTGTCGTCGCACATTTCCTCAAGTTCGGAAAGCACATGCGAACTGATCAAAATCGTGATGCCCTCGGCCGCCAGATCCTGCAGGATCCGCTTAAGTTCTAGCCGAGCAATCGGGTCGAGGCCGTTGGCCGGCTCGTCCAACAACAGCACTCGCGGCTTGCCCATCAGGGAGCGAGCCAAACCAAGGCGCTGCTTCTGCCCGCGCGAAAGCGTTTGGGCGCTAACTCGCCGATAGTCTTCCATTTCCACCAGCGCGAGCACATGCGCAATCTGGTGCAAAAGTTCCGAGCCGCGCAAACCATAGGCCTGCCCAAAAGCTTCCAAGATCTCAAAAACGGTCAGAGATTCCCACACACCGAAGTCGTCAGGCATCCACCCCAACAATTTGCGGGCCGAGGACGGATTCGCCGACATGCTCACGCCCTCGATCTCAATTTCGCCCTCGTCAGGTGCTAACAAGCCCGACAGTAGTAGCAATAGGGTGGTTTTGCCGGCTCCG includes these proteins:
- a CDS encoding ABC transporter ATP-binding protein → MSIKARNLTRTFGDKTVVSGVSLNLSSGQITGLVGPNGAGKTTLLLLLSGLLAPDEGEIEIEGVSMSANPSSARKLLGWMPDDFGVWESLTVFEILEAFGQAYGLRGSELLHQIAHVLALVEMEDYRRVSAQTLSRGQKQRLGLARSLMGKPRVLLLDEPANGLDPIARLELKRILQDLAAEGITILISSHVLSELEEMCDDTIFMNHGQVVVPEEDQAELFPWLLRLDKPEIFTNWAEEFELPYQVRKQRGRDYFEIMLATDDDATLLRQTMEMLGANISELFNDGSSLERKFLSLEPEDPLPLRSERDSAVSRIESAAIAEGELPARTEATGETLVAGDLGPEKPVQSEMSAQPGREQDFQAKTKEEERAIPEVNDAV